In the Magnolia sinica isolate HGM2019 chromosome 15, MsV1, whole genome shotgun sequence genome, one interval contains:
- the LOC131226798 gene encoding putative disease resistance protein RGA4, whose translation MAEAVVSGFLQLVIEKLASPILEKCELLWGFHKELENLRSRLSTIQAVLEDAEEQPVKSKALQNWLGKLKDVVYDAEDILDEFTIEAEAEVEAKCRKVEIGDCITKAFNFFSSCNPLVSRSNMVDKIKEIEQRLDAIAEERSKFHLIGGERVSDIRGREPTDSFVIESDVYGRGEDKRRVMELLINEDYIEDVTVIPIVGMGGLGKTTLSQLAYNDMSIATHFVLRMWVCVSDEFSVSKVTKDIIESATHSKCDLQSMDQLQHRLRELLREKKFLLVLDDVWDENSMNWDRLKQFLRGGARGSKIIVTTRIEKVAIIMGTLPPYHLPRLSDDDCWSLFKQRAFGHGRQEHPNLIMLGKEIVKKCGGVPLAAKALGSLMHFKTEEREWLFVKESDIWNLPEEENHILTALRLSYYHLPPHLKQCFAYCSIFPKDHIIVKKKLIQLWMAEGFIKSSNGRKQMEDVGGECFNNLLWRSFFQDVEKNEDGNIVRCKMHDLVHDLACSVAGNECSIVQVKNAMSIPNISRRLLLECGYNISVLTDPEPSRRAKHLRTLLVLGSQYFSISHNVLVHFMFLRVLDLNHVNVTMELLVSISRLKHLRYLDMSITQIRALPESICTLYHLQTLRIFRCCNLAELPRDMSKMTSLRHLEMSGYNKLTHMPANIGQLKFLQTLPIFIVGKDSGSGIRELKGLNLGGELTIRNLENVMCAADAQEANLKDKPNLHRLHFSWGQDIDLQLEGNVEQTLEGLRPHPNLKRLTVEEYMGVRFPHWMCSSSLPNLIEVSVINCRRCERLPLVSRSPFIKVLVIQGMYALKSIDNHFSGGDDVTEGFQSLKELSLIDMPNLQEWSGLNGREVLPHIVKLTVSGCPKLTMLPYLPSLKKLELKDGNEMLLGLVANLSSLSSLKVEGFKELRSLPDGLFEDQTHLSSLYIEECPKLDSVSRELGNLAALETLYISGCSMLVSLPEELQNLTSLRQLSIIECNGLTSLRLQGLSSLQHLSIDGCQSLTSLMGGLQHLTALQYLLVTECPELRLCNTLLPFNTSPSRAVRS comes from the exons ATGGCAGAAGCAGTTGTATCCGGCTTTCTTCAACTAGTTATTGAAAAACTAGCATCGCCAATCCTAGAAAAGTGTGAACTGTTATGGGGTTTTCACAAGGAGCTGGAAAATCTAAGAAGCAGGTTATCAACGATACAAGCAGTGCTTGAAGATGCGGAGGAGCAGCCAGTAAAGAGCAAGGCGTTACAGAATTGGCTGGGAAAGCTTAAAGATGTGGTTTATGATGCAGAAGACATATTGGATGAGTTCACAATTGAAGCGGAAGCAGAAGTGGAAGCTAAATGCAGAAAAGTGGAGATTGGTGATTGCATTACGAAGGCATTCAACTTCTTTTCGTCATGTAACCCACTGGTATCCCGTTCAAATATGGTGGATAAGATAAAGGAGATAGAACAGAGATTAGATGCAATTGCTGAGGAGAGGTCTAAATTCCATTTGATAGGGGGAGAACGGGTGTCGGATATTAGAGGCCGAGAACCAACTGACTCATTTGTAATTGAATCAGATGTTTATGGAAGGGGAGAAGATAAAAGAAGGGTAATGGAATTACTGATTAATGAGGATTACATAGAGGATGTTACAGTCATCCCCATAGTCGGTATGGGGGGCCTTGGGAAGACCACACTCTCTCAATTAGCTTACAATGACATGAGCATAGCAACGCATTTTGTACTAAGAATGTGGGTTTGTGTGTCGGATGAGTTCAGTGTCAGTAAGGTAACAAAAGATATCATAGAGTCAGCAACCCATAGCAAATGTGATCTCCAAAGCATGGATCAGCTGCAGCATCGCCTAAGAGAATTGCTGAGGGAGAAGAAGTTTTTACTTGTgttggatgatgtgtgggatgAAAATTCCATGAACTGGGATCGATTGAAACAATTCCTCAGAGGAGGTGCAAGGGGTAGTAAAATCATAGTAACTACCCGTATTGAAAAAGTTGCTATAATCATGGGCACTCTCCCTCCGTACCATTTGCCAAGATTATCAGATGATGATTGTTGGTCTCTGTTCAAGCAGCGGGCATTTGGGCATGGAAGACAAGAACATCCAAACCTTATAATGCTTGGAAAGGAAATTGTGAAGAAGTGTGGGGGCGTCCCTTTGGCGGCGAAGGCACTCGGAAGCTTGATGCACTTCAAAACAGAGGAAAGAGAGTGGTTGTTTGTCAAAGAAAGTGACATTTGGAATCTACCTGAAGAAGAGAATCACATTTTAACTGCTTTGAGGTTGAGTTATTATCATCTTCCACCACATTTGAAGCAATGCTTTGCATACTGCTCAATATTTCCGAAAGATCATATAATCGTGAAGAAGAAGCTAATCCAACTATGGATGGCAGAAGGTTTTATTAAATCATCAAACGGAAGAAAACAAATGGAAGACGTCGGTGGAGAGTGTTTCAATAATCTATTATGGCGGTCCTTCTTTCAGGATGTTGAGAAAAATGAAGATGGGAATATAGTAAGGTGCAAGATGCATGACCTCGTGCATGATCTTGCATGCTCTGTTGCTGGAAATGAATGCTCGATTGTGCAGGTCAAGAATGCAATGAGTATCCCTAACATATCTCGTCGTTTGTTGTTGGAGTGTGGGTATAACATAAGTGTCCTAACAGACCCAGAGCCCTCAAGGAGAGCAAAACATTTGCGAACGCTGCTTGTGCTTGGAAGTCAGTATTTCAGCATTTCTCATAATGTTTTGGTACATTTTATGTTCTTACGTGTGCTAGATTTAAACCATGTGAATGTCACCATGGAGTTGTTGGTTTCAATCAGCAGGTTGAAGCACTTAAGATACCTCGACATGTCTATTACTCAAATACGAGCCCTTCCTGAATCCATTTGCACCCTTTACCATTTGCAAACCTTAAGAATCTTCAGGTGTTGTAATCTTGCAGAGTTACCTAGGGACATGAGCAAAATGACTAGCCTAAGACATCTTGAAAtgagtggatataataaattgACACATATGCCAGCTAATATAGGACAATTAAAGTTCCTTCAGACCTTGCCAATATTCATAGTTGGTAAGGATAGTGGAAGTGGTATAAGAGAGCTGAAAGGTCTAAACCTTGGAGGAGAATTGACTATTCGAAACCTCGAGAATGTGATGTGTGCAGCAGATGCCCAGGAAGCAAACTTGAAGGATAAGCCAAACCTTCATAGGTTACACTTTTCATGGGGTCAGGATATTGATCTTCAGTTGGAAGGAAATGTCGAGCAAACCCTTGAAGGTCTCCgaccacatccaaatctcaaaagGTTGACTGTGGAAGAGTACATGGGTGTCAGATTTCCGCATTGGATGTGTTCTTCATCACTTCCAAATCTGATTGAAGTTTCAGTGATTAATTGCAGAAGATGCGAACGACTCCCCCTGGTCAGCCGCTCACCATTCATTAAAGTTCTTGTGATACAAGGAATGTATGCTTTGAAATCTATTGACAACCATTTCTCTGGCGGTGATGATGTTACAGAGGGATTTCAGTCACTGAAAGAACTCAGCTTGATAGATATGCCTAATTTACAGGAGTGGTCAGGACTCAATGGAAGAGAAGTACTCCCTCACATTGTCAAATTAACTGTATCGGGATGTCCAAAGTTAACAATGCTTCCATACCTTCCATCTCTAAAAAAATTAGAATTGAAGGATGGTAATGAGATGTTGTTAGGTTTAGTGGCAAACCTATCCTCACTTTCCTCCCTCAAGGTTGAAGGTTTCAAGGAGCTAAGGTCGCTGCCAGATGGGTTGTTTGAAGACCAAACCCATCTCTCGAGTCTATATATTGAGGAATGCCCAAAGCTAGATTCTGTATCTAGGGAGCTTGGAAACCTTGCTGCTCTAGAGACTCTGTATATTTCAGGCTGCAGTATGTTGGTATCTTTGCCAGAGGAGTTACAAAACCTCACCTCTCTCCGTCAGCTGTCGATTATTGAGTGCAATGGTCTAACGTCCTTGAGACTACAAGGCTTGAGCTCTCTTCAACATCTATCAATCGATGGGTGTCAAAGCTTAACGAGTTTGATGGGGGGACTGCAACACCTCACTGCCTTACAATACTTGCTCGTCACTGAATGTCCGGAGCTG AGGTTATGCAACACCTTACTTCCCTTCAACACCTCACCATCAAGAGCTGTCAGAAGTTGA